From one Gracilimonas sp. genomic stretch:
- a CDS encoding efflux RND transporter periplasmic adaptor subunit has product MDRKIEKKTWTLKRILTIAGIIAFVGLSVYAFWFMDVRSTLNVEKEKLTISTVQEDTFQEFIQVTGTVQPIQTIYLDAIEGGVVQEVFLESGTMVEQGDTILTLTNSSLQLQVMQQTSGLYDQINNVRNSRLNLEQNTLQLQDQLASAKSQMEILKSQYDRQRKLVDRDLISEQEFQTTKENYEYQKRRYELTYESYKKDSVQTISQLRQLNNSEQRMFQNLEAVQQILDNLSVTAPISGQLSTIELNQGQSISSGERIGQVDIMDGYKVRVAIDEYHLSRITQGLRGSFPFDGQSHELVITKIYPVINNGQFEVDMEFVNRAPEGLRRGQTVRIRLELGESASAIQISRGGFYQTTGGNWVFVVNENDGKAYRRDIRLGRQNPEYFEVLTGLSPGEKVITSSYDTFGNNEVLVLE; this is encoded by the coding sequence ATGGATCGAAAAATTGAAAAGAAAACCTGGACGCTAAAGCGCATCTTAACGATTGCAGGTATTATCGCTTTTGTTGGTTTAAGTGTATATGCGTTCTGGTTTATGGATGTACGATCAACTTTAAATGTGGAAAAAGAGAAACTAACCATATCAACCGTACAGGAAGATACATTCCAGGAATTTATACAGGTAACCGGAACCGTTCAGCCTATACAAACTATCTACCTTGATGCTATCGAAGGTGGAGTTGTACAGGAAGTTTTTCTTGAATCCGGTACCATGGTTGAACAAGGAGATACCATTCTTACCCTTACCAATTCGAGCCTACAGCTACAGGTGATGCAGCAAACATCGGGACTTTATGATCAGATTAACAATGTCCGTAATTCCAGACTGAATTTAGAACAGAATACCCTTCAGCTTCAGGATCAGCTGGCCAGTGCCAAATCTCAAATGGAGATTCTTAAATCTCAATATGATCGTCAGAGAAAACTGGTTGACCGGGACTTAATTTCTGAACAGGAATTTCAGACCACAAAAGAAAACTACGAATATCAAAAAAGGCGGTATGAACTTACTTATGAATCTTATAAAAAGGATTCGGTTCAGACTATTTCTCAGCTACGCCAGCTTAACAACTCTGAACAACGTATGTTTCAAAACCTGGAAGCTGTACAGCAGATTTTAGACAACCTTTCTGTAACTGCTCCTATTTCCGGACAGTTGAGTACCATTGAATTGAATCAGGGGCAATCCATTTCTTCTGGTGAACGAATTGGCCAGGTGGATATCATGGATGGATATAAGGTGAGGGTAGCTATTGATGAGTATCACCTTTCCAGAATTACTCAGGGGTTGAGAGGGTCTTTCCCTTTTGATGGACAATCTCATGAACTCGTAATTACAAAGATTTATCCAGTCATCAACAACGGGCAGTTTGAGGTAGACATGGAGTTTGTAAACAGAGCACCGGAAGGTCTGCGGCGGGGACAAACTGTAAGAATTCGCCTTGAGCTTGGTGAATCGGCAAGTGCCATTCAGATTTCCAGGGGTGGGTTTTATCAAACCACGGGAGGCAACTGGGTGTTTGTAGTGAATGAAAATGACGGAAAAGCATACCGCAGAGACATCAGGTTAGGCAGACAGAATCCTGAGTATTTTGAAGTTCTGACCGGGCTGTCACCGGGAGAAAAAGTGATTACTTCCAGTTATGATACCTTTGGAAATAATGAGGTTCTGGTACTTGAGTAG
- a CDS encoding four helix bundle protein — MRDFRTLSVWQKSHLLALSIYNSTASFPKEELHGLISQMRRSVSSIPTNLAEGCGRNSQSEFAHFANMAMGSASELEYQLILAKDLGFVTDQIFKEQSNKVTEIKNMLTSLHQKVLADS, encoded by the coding sequence ATGAGAGATTTTAGAACATTATCCGTTTGGCAAAAAAGTCATTTATTGGCTTTGTCGATTTATAACTCAACAGCGTCTTTTCCCAAAGAGGAATTACATGGCCTGATAAGTCAGATGCGGAGGTCTGTTTCATCAATACCCACCAATTTAGCTGAAGGTTGCGGAAGAAATTCCCAATCAGAATTTGCCCATTTTGCAAATATGGCGATGGGCTCGGCGTCAGAGCTGGAATATCAGCTGATTCTTGCCAAAGATTTAGGTTTTGTAACCGACCAAATTTTCAAAGAACAATCGAATAAAGTGACTGAGATTAAAAACATGCTCACGTCACTGCATCAAAAGGTGCTTGCAGATAGCTGA
- a CDS encoding ABC transporter ATP-binding protein: MIQTKNLKKVYTTEEVETTALSNVNLEINEGEFVAIMGPSGCGKSTLLNIMGLLDNPSDGEYHFLGHEISTHSERERAQLRKGNIGFIFQSFNLIDELTVFENVELPLLYLGVDSAERKEKVETALDRMGMMHRRNHFPQQLSGGQQQRVAIARAVVANAKLILADEPTGNLDSDHGDEVMKLLAELNEAGTTIVMVTHSPHDADYARRVIHLFDGHVVTENMQEGFHV, encoded by the coding sequence ATGATTCAAACTAAAAACCTTAAAAAAGTATATACCACTGAAGAAGTGGAAACTACTGCATTGAGTAACGTAAACCTTGAAATTAATGAGGGTGAATTTGTAGCCATCATGGGACCATCGGGATGTGGCAAATCTACCCTTTTGAATATTATGGGGCTGCTGGATAATCCTTCCGATGGAGAATACCATTTCCTGGGACATGAAATTTCTACCCATTCAGAACGAGAACGCGCTCAGCTTCGCAAAGGCAACATTGGATTCATCTTCCAGAGCTTTAACCTGATCGATGAACTAACAGTATTCGAAAATGTTGAATTACCATTGCTTTACCTGGGTGTTGATTCTGCCGAGCGAAAAGAAAAAGTAGAAACGGCACTAGACCGAATGGGCATGATGCACCGTCGTAATCACTTTCCACAACAGCTATCCGGTGGACAGCAGCAGCGTGTGGCCATCGCCCGTGCCGTTGTAGCCAATGCAAAGCTGATCCTTGCCGATGAGCCGACAGGTAACCTGGATTCCGATCATGGTGATGAAGTAATGAAGCTGTTAGCTGAGCTCAATGAAGCCGGAACTACCATTGTGATGGTAACTCACTCTCCCCACGATGCCGATTACGCCCGACGGGTTATTCATCTGTTCGACGGACACGTGGTAACTGAGAATATGCAGGAAGGTTTTCATGTATAA
- a CDS encoding ABC transporter permease: protein MLKNYFKIALRNISKHKGYSFINISGLAIGIACCLLILVYVQHELSYDEYHQNADRIVRVSMDVGEENPIAVTPSMVAPTLKQIVPEIEQWVRIYEPTRYSPAIITANENKFQEESFFYADSSFFQIFTFDFIAGNPNTALDNPRSLVLPKSTALKLFGSTDVLGETVNTRIFNTNYDFEVTGVIEDVPTNSHFTFDYLGSLHTMSSWSQLDDSQIRSANFFTYLLLNNSNSTGPLEQKANSFITENLVQDRIDKLVFTPVSELYLNSNFEFEIAPMGSMQNVIGFIFLALMVLIIATINYVNLATARSSRRGAEVGIRKALGAVKSQLVKQFYGESILLTLFSVLLALILVEFFKEPFFDLMGKEVSFNLFTDPSAWILLGGITVITAALAGSYPAFLLSSYQPVRVLKGLLGTTGSDRTLRKGLVISQFAISTFLILCTVIIYQQTNFILTADLGFDDEEVIVLPARDNELAAKQDLLKSEVLRQPGVKAATYMSNIPGKVFGGYGSVHNTTMEPIGTAAGAADADLAQTLGIELVAGNGFPDNPSYTREQGYVYLINEQLAQAHGWSPQEAVGKPFNVLGGREGEVVGVMQDFNYQSLRENVEPLALFIHEQMYNYLLVKVEPGNLQGTIAALDNIWQDIAPHRPFEFEFMDQQLNALYQSELQTRNLLLAFSGLAIFIACLGLVGLSSFLIERRAKEIGIRKVLGASVVKIVSLLSADFLKLVAIGFVVGTPIAWYVMDQWLTNFAYRIDIGIAVFLTVGLIAMIVAVLTVSWQSIKAAVANPVDSLRSE, encoded by the coding sequence ATGCTGAAAAACTATTTCAAAATTGCCCTTAGAAATATATCGAAGCATAAGGGATATTCGTTTATTAATATCTCCGGACTGGCAATTGGTATCGCCTGTTGCCTGTTAATTTTGGTGTACGTACAGCATGAACTAAGCTATGATGAGTATCATCAGAACGCAGACCGAATTGTACGGGTAAGTATGGATGTCGGGGAGGAAAACCCTATTGCAGTCACTCCTTCCATGGTGGCCCCTACATTAAAACAAATAGTACCGGAAATAGAACAATGGGTTCGTATTTATGAACCAACACGATATAGCCCGGCTATCATAACTGCCAATGAGAATAAATTTCAGGAAGAGAGTTTCTTCTACGCAGATTCCAGCTTCTTTCAGATATTCACTTTTGATTTTATTGCCGGTAATCCCAACACTGCTCTCGATAATCCAAGGTCGTTAGTTCTTCCCAAATCTACAGCACTGAAATTGTTCGGATCCACTGATGTTCTTGGAGAAACGGTTAATACACGAATATTCAACACCAACTATGATTTCGAAGTAACCGGGGTTATTGAAGACGTCCCCACCAATTCTCATTTCACATTTGATTACCTTGGCTCGCTTCATACCATGAGTAGTTGGTCTCAATTGGATGACTCTCAGATCAGATCTGCAAACTTTTTTACCTACCTGCTGCTTAATAACAGTAATTCAACCGGGCCGTTGGAACAAAAGGCCAATTCTTTTATCACTGAGAACCTTGTTCAAGACCGAATTGATAAATTGGTTTTTACTCCCGTTTCAGAACTGTATCTGAATTCAAATTTCGAATTTGAAATTGCTCCTATGGGCAGCATGCAAAACGTAATTGGGTTCATTTTTCTCGCACTAATGGTATTGATTATTGCCACTATAAATTATGTGAACCTGGCTACAGCACGCTCTTCAAGAAGAGGAGCTGAAGTAGGTATCCGTAAAGCACTGGGCGCGGTAAAATCACAACTGGTGAAACAGTTTTATGGAGAATCGATACTTCTCACTCTTTTCTCAGTTTTATTAGCACTGATCCTTGTAGAATTCTTTAAGGAACCTTTTTTCGACCTGATGGGTAAAGAAGTCAGCTTTAATCTGTTTACTGATCCTTCTGCCTGGATACTTCTGGGCGGCATAACTGTTATTACCGCCGCACTTGCAGGAAGTTATCCTGCGTTTCTTCTTTCTTCATATCAGCCAGTCAGAGTTTTAAAAGGATTACTCGGCACCACAGGATCAGACCGCACACTCCGAAAGGGGTTGGTTATATCTCAGTTTGCTATTTCCACATTCCTGATTTTGTGCACGGTCATCATCTATCAGCAAACAAATTTCATTCTCACAGCAGACCTCGGTTTTGATGATGAGGAAGTGATTGTTCTTCCCGCCAGAGATAATGAACTTGCGGCAAAGCAGGATCTGTTAAAGAGTGAAGTTCTCCGCCAGCCGGGAGTTAAAGCAGCCACGTACATGTCAAATATTCCGGGTAAAGTATTCGGCGGCTATGGGTCGGTTCATAATACAACCATGGAGCCTATTGGAACTGCGGCAGGTGCAGCAGATGCTGATTTGGCACAAACCTTGGGAATCGAGTTAGTTGCCGGAAACGGGTTTCCTGATAACCCATCCTACACCCGTGAGCAGGGATATGTGTATCTCATAAACGAGCAATTGGCACAAGCACATGGCTGGTCGCCTCAAGAAGCTGTTGGAAAGCCATTCAACGTGTTGGGAGGAAGAGAAGGTGAAGTTGTCGGTGTGATGCAAGACTTCAACTACCAATCTCTAAGAGAAAATGTAGAACCGCTGGCATTATTTATTCATGAGCAAATGTATAACTATCTGTTGGTGAAAGTTGAACCGGGTAATCTTCAGGGCACGATAGCAGCTCTTGACAATATCTGGCAGGATATAGCCCCACACCGCCCTTTTGAATTTGAATTTATGGATCAGCAATTGAATGCCCTTTATCAGTCTGAACTGCAGACCCGAAATCTGCTGCTGGCATTTTCCGGGCTGGCGATATTCATTGCTTGTCTTGGTCTTGTTGGACTTTCTTCCTTCTTAATTGAGCGCCGGGCCAAAGAAATTGGTATCCGCAAAGTGCTGGGGGCTTCAGTCGTAAAAATAGTATCGTTGCTTTCAGCTGACTTTCTCAAATTAGTGGCCATCGGTTTTGTGGTGGGTACACCCATTGCCTGGTATGTGATGGACCAATGGCTCACCAACTTCGCTTATCGCATTGATATAGGTATTGCTGTATTTCTGACCGTGGGGCTAATCGCAATGATTGTAGCTGTTTTAACCGTTAGCTGGCAATCCATCAAAGCAGCTGTGGCTAATCCTGTGGATAGTTTAAGGAGTGAATGA
- a CDS encoding polysaccharide deacetylase family protein produces the protein MKLFITFLFFLLSVETYAQQRKMVVTVDDLPVVHYGIEDPEYLEKITLKLLNTFEKYNIPAIGYVNETKLYEDEEPDSSKVELLELWLSRGFELGNHTFSHPNYHQVAFEDFTTDVLKGEEITKPLAKKYNLPYRYFRHPYLRIGRSQEHADSLTHFLNANNYTVAPVTIDNEDYIFARAYHNAYTKNNTQLMEKIGNTYVDYMEKKLQFYEQSSQTLFERNIPQTLLIHASLLNADYLDELAELYIEYGYTFISQEDVLEDDAYQTPVTRYGEWGISWIDRWAISIGVGRDFFRGDPATPDFIHELSKQ, from the coding sequence ATGAAATTATTCATCACCTTTTTATTCTTCCTGTTATCTGTTGAAACTTATGCACAGCAACGCAAAATGGTTGTTACGGTTGATGATCTTCCTGTAGTCCACTATGGAATTGAAGACCCGGAGTATCTGGAAAAAATCACGCTAAAGCTTCTGAATACGTTCGAAAAATATAACATCCCGGCTATTGGCTATGTAAATGAAACCAAATTGTACGAAGACGAAGAGCCAGATTCCTCAAAAGTTGAGCTTCTCGAATTGTGGCTGAGCCGTGGTTTTGAATTAGGAAACCATACCTTCAGTCACCCGAATTATCATCAAGTTGCGTTTGAGGACTTCACGACGGATGTTCTTAAAGGGGAAGAAATTACCAAGCCACTGGCTAAAAAATATAACCTTCCGTACCGGTATTTTCGGCACCCCTATCTCCGAATAGGAAGATCACAGGAACATGCTGATTCATTAACTCATTTTCTGAACGCAAATAATTATACCGTTGCACCAGTTACCATCGACAACGAAGATTATATTTTCGCCAGAGCATATCACAATGCCTACACAAAAAATAATACACAGCTCATGGAAAAGATTGGTAACACTTATGTGGATTACATGGAGAAAAAACTGCAATTTTACGAGCAATCATCGCAAACACTTTTTGAAAGAAATATCCCCCAGACATTGCTTATCCATGCCAGCCTCTTAAATGCGGACTATTTGGATGAATTGGCTGAGCTTTATATTGAATATGGATATACGTTCATCAGTCAGGAGGATGTATTAGAGGATGATGCTTATCAAACTCCGGTAACCCGCTATGGAGAATGGGGAATTTCCTGGATTGATCGATGGGCAATCAGCATTGGCGTGGGGCGTGACTTCTTTCGCGGAGACCCTGCTACACCTGATTTTATTCATGAATTAAGTAAACAATAA
- a CDS encoding family 10 glycosylhydrolase, producing MPQKNTAFFLLILTLLFSGCQLLKPIHKKANDPHPEIQREFRAAWVATVANINWPSKPGIPVEKQKEEAIALLDMLAETNFNAVIFQVRPQSDALYESQLEPWSYYLTGSQGVAPTPFYDPLEFWVEQAHKRGLELHVWLNPYRTHHIRGGPISDHSVVNTKEELVVGLKSGYWWFDPSLQETQDHSHAVVMDIVKRYDIDGVHFDDYFYPYPSYNFGEDFPDDESWADYVNSGGTLSRSDWRRDAVDTFIQRVYKSIKKEKPYVKFGLSPFGIWRPGYPGSIQGMDQYEVLYADAKKWLEKGWVDYFAPQLYWPVNQIPQSFPVLLGWWEDQNFTERHIWPGMSISRFEGEKQIDEVINQIMITRGMLPEDPGTIHWSIKGLIENDTLRQALVNGPYANKALIPPMNWINHRPVKAPDIDIIKNSSGITVSMNEKEHVAKWIVYSKYQGKWTHTIIPAPNKTFDLPYYQTAKPESRSPLTSGKVHLLEELQITYINRLGFESAAYIYRF from the coding sequence ATGCCTCAAAAAAATACTGCTTTCTTTCTTTTAATCCTGACCCTTCTTTTCTCCGGCTGCCAGTTGCTTAAACCTATTCACAAAAAAGCCAATGATCCCCATCCGGAAATTCAAAGAGAATTCAGAGCTGCCTGGGTTGCTACCGTAGCAAACATTAACTGGCCAAGTAAACCGGGTATTCCGGTTGAGAAACAAAAGGAAGAAGCCATTGCTTTGCTCGATATGCTCGCAGAGACAAACTTCAACGCCGTTATATTTCAGGTTCGACCACAATCGGATGCACTTTACGAAAGTCAGCTTGAGCCGTGGTCCTATTACCTGACTGGATCTCAGGGAGTTGCTCCAACTCCATTCTATGACCCGCTTGAGTTTTGGGTTGAACAAGCTCACAAAAGAGGGCTGGAACTTCACGTTTGGTTAAATCCATATCGGACCCATCATATAAGAGGCGGCCCTATTTCAGACCATTCGGTAGTCAACACAAAAGAAGAGTTAGTTGTAGGTTTAAAAAGTGGTTATTGGTGGTTTGATCCCAGCCTGCAAGAAACCCAGGATCACTCTCACGCTGTTGTTATGGATATTGTGAAGCGTTACGATATCGACGGAGTACACTTTGACGATTATTTTTACCCTTACCCCTCCTATAACTTTGGAGAAGATTTTCCGGACGATGAAAGCTGGGCGGATTATGTAAATTCAGGTGGAACATTATCCAGAAGTGATTGGCGAAGGGATGCGGTCGATACTTTCATTCAGCGAGTTTACAAATCAATCAAAAAAGAAAAACCCTATGTGAAGTTTGGGCTGAGTCCTTTTGGTATTTGGCGTCCGGGTTATCCAGGTTCTATCCAGGGTATGGATCAATATGAAGTACTCTATGCTGATGCCAAAAAATGGCTGGAGAAAGGCTGGGTTGACTATTTTGCACCGCAATTATACTGGCCTGTAAACCAGATTCCCCAAAGCTTTCCTGTTTTGTTGGGCTGGTGGGAAGACCAAAACTTTACTGAAAGACATATCTGGCCCGGCATGAGTATTTCCCGGTTCGAAGGTGAAAAACAGATCGATGAAGTTATAAATCAGATAATGATAACCCGCGGCATGCTTCCTGAAGATCCGGGCACAATACACTGGAGTATCAAAGGATTAATTGAAAATGATACCCTGAGACAAGCATTGGTTAATGGCCCATATGCAAATAAAGCACTGATTCCGCCTATGAACTGGATCAACCACCGGCCGGTAAAAGCTCCGGATATTGATATCATAAAAAACAGTTCTGGAATTACGGTCTCCATGAATGAGAAAGAGCATGTTGCTAAATGGATCGTGTATTCAAAATATCAAGGCAAATGGACCCACACTATTATTCCTGCTCCCAATAAAACATTCGACCTTCCCTATTATCAGACAGCAAAGCCGGAGAGCAGATCCCCGTTAACCTCGGGAAAAGTTCATCTTCTGGAGGAGCTTCAAATTACATATATCAACAGGCTGGGTTTTGAAAGTGCAGCTTATATTTATCGCTTTTGA
- a CDS encoding ABC transporter permease has translation MFKNYLKTAFRSFKRHKSSFLINVIGLSIGMACSILILLWVLDELNYDHFHAEADQMYQVMEHQSYSGDIMTTHSTPGILAPALKEEVPEFQYVATYTWNIEYLFTKEEKSLKENGLYARPDFFHILDINLLHGNRDELINSPKSIAISKELAVKYFGTENAVGESITINGTELHTVTGVFKKLPENSSFQFDYVLPFEDWLANNDWATRWGNNGPRTIAKLYPGVDAVALNTKIKDFIKQKDEDDSNVDLFVYPFSDLYLYGQFENSVQTGGRIDYVRLFTIVAIFILLIACINFMNLSTAKATKRAKEVGIRKSIGASQGSLIGQFIGESMIITFFSLLVSVFLVELSLPVFNDLTDKAINVSYTDPILLLMFLGTALITGFIAGSYPAFYLSSFEAVKTLKGNLKISGSEAFARKGLVVFQFTLSVILIISTIVVYQQIQYTQTKNLGYKKENLVTFPVEGTVYDNWDTFKEQVRAIPGVINASRSSSSFMGRNSNTSGLEWPGKLPDTNILFENVSVDYGLIETMGFELLAGRTHSEEFGADTARIVINETAANVMGLENPVGQTIQLWEEDTEIIGLVKDFNFQNLRYEVEPLFFRLTDFGWAAYVRIESDNIQETLSQIEAKYKEFNSTYPFAYEFMDEQYAALYRSEQRIGDLAKYFSIFAIIISCLGLFGLSAFTAEQRAKEIGVRKVLGASVQNLVLHLTKDFTKLVLVAIAIAIPVSWWMMDKWLSDFAYNSGLNWWVFAASGFLAVLIAWLTVSWQSVKAALVNPVQSLKSE, from the coding sequence ATGTTTAAGAATTATTTAAAAACTGCTTTTCGGAGTTTCAAACGTCACAAAAGTTCTTTTCTAATTAACGTCATCGGGTTATCCATTGGCATGGCATGCAGTATCCTGATTTTGCTTTGGGTTCTCGATGAGCTTAACTATGACCATTTTCACGCTGAAGCGGATCAAATGTACCAGGTGATGGAGCACCAATCCTACTCTGGTGATATAATGACAACACACTCCACTCCCGGAATTTTGGCTCCTGCTTTAAAGGAAGAAGTTCCGGAATTCCAGTACGTAGCCACCTATACATGGAATATTGAATATTTATTTACAAAAGAAGAAAAATCGCTTAAGGAAAATGGGCTCTATGCCCGCCCGGACTTCTTCCATATTCTTGATATCAACTTGTTGCACGGAAATCGTGATGAGCTCATTAACAGCCCTAAAAGCATCGCTATTTCCAAAGAACTTGCTGTTAAATATTTTGGCACTGAAAACGCTGTGGGTGAGTCCATTACTATTAATGGAACGGAACTCCACACTGTGACTGGAGTCTTTAAAAAACTGCCCGAGAACTCCTCTTTCCAATTTGATTATGTACTCCCTTTTGAAGACTGGCTGGCGAATAATGACTGGGCTACCCGATGGGGAAATAATGGGCCCAGGACTATCGCAAAACTTTATCCTGGTGTTGATGCTGTTGCTTTAAATACAAAAATAAAGGATTTCATTAAGCAAAAAGACGAGGACGACTCAAACGTAGATCTATTTGTTTATCCTTTTTCTGATCTATATCTGTATGGTCAGTTTGAAAATAGCGTACAAACCGGAGGAAGAATAGACTATGTACGACTGTTTACCATCGTGGCCATTTTTATTCTGCTTATTGCCTGTATTAACTTTATGAACCTGAGTACGGCCAAGGCTACCAAACGAGCAAAAGAAGTGGGTATCCGTAAATCTATCGGGGCGAGTCAGGGTTCGTTGATTGGACAGTTTATCGGCGAGTCTATGATCATCACCTTCTTCTCATTGTTGGTTTCCGTATTTCTGGTTGAATTGAGTCTGCCTGTATTTAACGACCTGACTGATAAAGCTATAAACGTCAGCTATACAGACCCTATACTTCTGCTTATGTTTCTGGGTACAGCCTTGATTACCGGCTTTATTGCAGGTAGCTATCCGGCCTTTTATCTCTCTTCTTTTGAAGCAGTTAAAACCCTGAAAGGCAATCTCAAAATTTCAGGTAGTGAAGCCTTTGCCCGAAAAGGGTTGGTAGTATTTCAATTTACCCTTTCTGTGATTCTTATTATTTCAACCATCGTGGTGTACCAGCAAATTCAGTATACTCAAACCAAAAATTTGGGTTATAAAAAAGAAAATCTGGTCACATTCCCGGTTGAAGGAACTGTTTACGATAATTGGGACACTTTTAAAGAACAGGTAAGAGCTATTCCCGGTGTTATAAATGCATCGCGATCCAGTTCCTCTTTCATGGGAAGAAACTCAAATACTTCTGGTTTGGAATGGCCTGGAAAACTGCCTGATACTAATATTTTATTCGAAAATGTAAGTGTGGACTACGGACTCATTGAAACCATGGGATTTGAACTTCTGGCTGGTCGTACCCATTCCGAGGAATTTGGCGCCGATACGGCTCGGATTGTCATAAATGAAACCGCAGCAAATGTAATGGGGCTCGAAAACCCGGTGGGACAAACCATTCAGTTATGGGAAGAAGACACTGAAATTATCGGTCTCGTTAAGGACTTCAATTTCCAAAATCTCAGGTATGAAGTTGAGCCTTTATTTTTCCGTTTAACTGATTTTGGTTGGGCCGCCTATGTGCGAATTGAATCAGACAACATTCAGGAAACACTGTCTCAAATAGAAGCTAAGTACAAGGAATTCAATTCTACATATCCCTTTGCCTATGAATTTATGGATGAGCAATATGCAGCGCTTTACAGAAGTGAACAGCGTATCGGAGATTTGGCGAAATACTTCTCCATCTTTGCTATTATCATTTCCTGCCTTGGTTTATTTGGGCTTTCTGCCTTCACAGCCGAACAGCGAGCCAAAGAAATTGGAGTACGAAAAGTACTTGGGGCTTCCGTCCAAAACCTGGTGCTTCATTTAACCAAAGACTTCACCAAACTGGTACTTGTTGCCATTGCAATAGCCATTCCGGTCTCATGGTGGATGATGGATAAATGGCTTTCTGATTTTGCCTATAACTCTGGGTTGAACTGGTGGGTATTTGCTGCTTCAGGATTCCTGGCTGTACTCATTGCATGGCTCACGGTAAGCTGGCAATCAGTCAAAGCAGCTTTGGTAAATCCGGTCCAGAGCCTGAAAAGTGAATAG
- a CDS encoding LytTR family DNA-binding domain-containing protein gives MIALKLPGKFTTIPKAQNILYYVGIGFLNFLGYIVITNVVLYLLNFSTSLISENFFWKYLTGIVQVHLTLYLFVHFYRHKTSQQTNAPKFIQAAKGSTTYTVKITDISWIESYDHYVKLHTAEGVFLRRDTMKNILTDLGNDFVRIHRKFIVNKHFVKRTEKKEGKTFIVVNDKKLKVSNSYLQKVSRILNSTV, from the coding sequence ATGATCGCTTTAAAATTACCCGGGAAATTTACCACTATTCCAAAGGCTCAAAACATACTTTATTATGTCGGAATTGGCTTTCTGAATTTCTTAGGATACATCGTAATAACAAATGTAGTTCTGTATTTACTGAACTTTAGTACATCTTTAATTTCCGAAAACTTCTTTTGGAAATACCTAACAGGTATTGTTCAGGTTCATCTCACATTGTATCTATTTGTACACTTTTATCGGCATAAAACTTCCCAACAAACAAATGCCCCAAAATTTATACAGGCAGCTAAAGGTTCTACTACATATACCGTGAAAATCACAGATATTTCCTGGATAGAATCTTATGATCATTATGTAAAACTACATACTGCAGAAGGTGTTTTCCTGAGACGTGATACAATGAAAAATATTCTAACAGATCTTGGTAATGACTTTGTCCGTATTCACCGAAAATTTATAGTCAATAAGCATTTTGTGAAGCGAACAGAGAAAAAAGAAGGCAAAACCTTCATTGTAGTAAACGATAAAAAACTTAAAGTAAGCAACTCCTATCTGCAAAAGGTTAGTCGCATTCTGAACTCAACTGTTTAA
- a CDS encoding alpha/beta fold hydrolase: protein MKLFIISLLIFTAYLSFYEHTSELTSLTSNPEPQEITFTTKDGVLIYGDYYNTGSEYPIILLFHQGGSNGRAEYTPIIPSLLKKNYNILTIDQRQGGQIYGGYNRTVAELKTSYTYCEAYQDLESSLEYVQTLETGPVIIWGSSYSASLAIQLAKKNTESVSAVLAFSPASGGPMQDCRPDPFLENLNTPLLVLRPESELEIGSAKAQFELVEKHGHQTYIARHGTHGSSMLVDNRVEGSVEENWSAVISFIEEATK from the coding sequence ATGAAGCTCTTTATTATTTCTTTATTAATTTTCACCGCCTATCTCAGTTTTTATGAACATACCTCTGAATTGACTTCACTCACATCAAATCCGGAGCCCCAAGAAATAACCTTTACAACAAAAGACGGAGTTTTAATTTATGGGGATTATTATAATACCGGTTCAGAATACCCCATTATACTTCTTTTTCATCAAGGTGGTTCTAACGGTCGAGCAGAGTATACCCCCATCATCCCCAGCCTCCTTAAAAAGAACTATAATATTCTGACTATTGATCAGCGACAAGGTGGGCAAATCTATGGTGGCTACAACCGAACTGTTGCTGAACTGAAGACGAGCTACACTTATTGCGAGGCATACCAAGACCTCGAAAGTTCACTTGAGTATGTTCAAACACTAGAAACAGGGCCAGTTATTATTTGGGGAAGCAGCTACAGTGCATCTCTGGCTATTCAACTTGCCAAAAAGAATACCGAATCTGTTTCTGCTGTTTTAGCCTTTTCACCAGCTTCCGGCGGACCAATGCAGGATTGTCGTCCTGATCCTTTTCTTGAAAATTTGAACACTCCCCTTCTTGTTTTAAGGCCGGAATCTGAATTAGAAATCGGAAGTGCCAAAGCTCAGTTTGAATTAGTAGAAAAGCATGGCCATCAAACTTATATAGCCAGGCATGGCACTCACGGCTCTTCGATGCTCGTGGACAACCGTGTTGAAGGCTCAGTCGAAGAAAATTGGTCAGCAGTGATTTCATTCATTGAAGAGGCCACTAAATGA